Proteins from a genomic interval of Geminocystis sp. M7585_C2015_104:
- a CDS encoding DUF4281 domain-containing protein produces the protein MELNLLFSLANLYVIPLWMIMIFLPQWGLTQRIMKSYLPFIPLILLYIYLFAIS, from the coding sequence ATGGAGTTAAATCTTTTATTCAGTTTGGCTAATTTATATGTAATTCCCCTCTGGATGATTATGATTTTTTTGCCTCAGTGGGGGTTGACTCAGAGAATCATGAAATCCTATCTGCCATTCATCCCTCTCATTTTGCTTTACATTTACCTGTTTGCCATTAGT